A window from Balearica regulorum gibbericeps isolate bBalReg1 chromosome 1, bBalReg1.pri, whole genome shotgun sequence encodes these proteins:
- the RASSF9 gene encoding ras association domain-containing protein 9, translating to MAPFGRNLLKARHKNRSPNKDMASNEREIVVWVCQEEKIVCGLTKRTTCTEVIQALLEEHQATSGEKKVLFGKPSDYCIVEKWRGSERVLPPLTKILRLWKAWGEEQANLHFVLVKSDAFLSFPLWKTAEAKVVQNVEKQWELSPANYMKMLPIDKQKKIVRKTFRKLAKLKQDSVQQERDNMETLIHLIISQDHTIHQQVLRMKELDMEIEKCEAKFHLDRVANDGENYVQDSYLMINPSEAEQQGSRPDDQKEMHEYLSKSEGILQVEERLKHHKQLIEKLCAEIEREVHGICTERSGDDVRTEGAANTQLENSNLESVKYELEKSMKDGLRINSYLSCVQKELTYRDSLLQKKEKEYELLTEEFNLLHVKDNIEARLPSNEEPSKGSGISSNSIAVPDFVHRVTNLDINDTDSDTGISSTHSQDSEITSGDMVLLST from the coding sequence GTCCCCCAACAAGGACATGGCTTCAAATGAAAGAGAGattgtggtttgggtttgccAGGAAGAGAAGATTGTATGTGGCCTGACAAAGCGCACAACTTGCACAGAAGTGATTCAAGCACTGCTTGAGGAACATCAGGCAACatctggagagaaaaaggtCCTTTTTGGAAAACCTAGTGATTACTGCATTGTGGAAAAATGGAGAGGCTCGGAGCGAGTCCTTCCTCCCTTGACAAAGATTCTGAGACTTTGGAAGGCATGGGGGGAAGAGCAGGCTAATTTGCACTTTGTGTTGGTAAAGTCAGatgctttcctctcctttccattGTGGAAGACAGCTGAAGCTAAAGTAGTacaaaatgtagaaaaacaGTGGGAGCTCAGTCCAGCAAATTACATGAAGATGTTGCCAATagacaagcagaagaaaattgtcAGGAAGACTTTCCGGAAACTGGCCAAACTTAAACAGGACAGCGTTCAGCAAGAAAGAGATAATATGGAGACATTGATTCATTTAATCATTTCTCAAGATCATACCATTCATCAACAAGTCCTTAGAATGAAGGAACTAGATATGGAAATTGAAAAATGTGAAGCGAAATTCCATCTAGATCGTGTAGCCAatgatggagaaaattatgTGCAGGACTCCTATTTAATGATCAATCCAAGTGAGGCTGAGCAGCAGGGGAGTAGGCCAGATGATCAAAAAGAGATGCATGAATATTTGAGCAAAAGTGAGGGAATTTTACAGGTTGAAGAGAGACTGAAACATCACAAACAATTAATAGAGAAGCTGTGTGCTGAAATTGAAAGAGAGGTACATGGTATATGCACAGAAAGAAGCGGAGATGATGTTCGTACAGAAGGAGCTGCTAATACTCAACTGGAAAACTCAAATTTGGAAAGTGTAAAATATGAGCTGGAAAAAAGTATGAAAGATGGTCTGAGAATCAATTCATACCTGAGCTGCGTTCAGAAAGAGCTTACATACAGGGACTCACTGcttcaaaagaaggaaaaagaatatgaacttcttacagaagaatttaatttactaCACGTTAAAGACAACATTGAAGCTAGGCTTCCATCAAATGAAGAGCCATCCAAGGGCAGTGGTATCTCCAGTAACAGCATCGCAGTTCCTGACTTTGTTCATAGAGTGACTAATCTGGACATAAACGACACAGACTCTGACACTGGAATCAGCTCCACACACAGTCAGGACTCTGAAATAACTTCAGGGGACATGGTACTGTTGTCAACATAG